Proteins from one Juglans microcarpa x Juglans regia isolate MS1-56 chromosome 1S, Jm3101_v1.0, whole genome shotgun sequence genomic window:
- the LOC121246361 gene encoding protein ALP1-like, translated as MGPIRGFKRKKRAEKKVDQNVLAALLRSQPQPLDWWDDFSQRITGPLSQSKNPNKFESVFKISRKTFNYICSLVRDNMMARPSNFNGINGKPLSLNDQVAVALRRLSSGESLSSVGESFGMNQSTVSQITWRFVEAIEERGIHHLCWPSTEVEMEELKSKFQKIRGLPNCCGAIDITHIMMTLPTMDSTDDIWLDHEKNCSMILQAVVDPEMRFRDIITGWPGSLSDDLVLRSSGFFKLSEEGKRLNGKEVELSQGKELREYIIGDAGFPLLPWLLTPYQGRGLLDFQSEFNKRHFATRMVAQRALARLKEMWKIIQGVMWKPDKHRLPRIILACCILHNIVIDMEDEVQDEMPLSHHHDSNYRQQTCQSADNTAVVIRENLSLCLSGKLTS; from the exons ATGGGACCCATTAGAGGGttcaagaggaagaagagggcAGAGAAAAAAGTTGACCAAAATGTCTTGGCTGCTTTGCTCCGCTCCCAACCCCAGCCCTTGGATTGGTGGGACGACTTCTCCCAGAGGATTACTG GACCTTTATCTCAGTCAAAGAATCCAAACAAATTTGAATCtgttttcaaaatctcaaggAAGACATTCAACTATATTTGTTCCCTTGTAAGGGACAATATGATGGCTAGGCCTTCCAACTTCAATGGTATAAATGGCAAGCCTTTGTCTTTAAATGACCAAGTGGCTGTTGCTCTCAGGAGACTTAGCTCTGGCGAATCACTATCAAGTGTTGGTGAGTCATTTGGGATGAACCAATCCACAGTTTCGCAAATAACCTGGAGGTTTGTTGAAGCAATAGAAGAACGAGGGATTCACCATCTCTGTTGGCCTTCAACAGAAGTAGAGATGGAGGAGTTAAAATCGAAGTTCCAGAAAATCCGGGGCCTTCCAAATTGTTGTGGTGCAATAGACATCACACACATCATGATGACTCTGCCTACAATGGACTCAACTGATGACATCTGGCTTGATCATGAGAAAAACTGCAGCATGATCTTGCAGGCAGTTGTGGACCCAGAAATGAGATTCCGTGACATAATTACCGGGTGGCCAGGAAGCTTGAGTGATGACCTTGTGCTCCGAAGCTCAGGTTTCTTCAAACTTTCTGAAGAAGGTAAAAGGTTGAATGGAAAGGAAGTGGAGCTTTCTCAAGGAAAAGAGTTAAGGGAATATATAATAGGAGATGCAGGGTTTCCCCTTTTGCCATGGCTTCTTACTCCTTATCAAGGAAGAGGCCTCCTAGATTTTCAGTCTGAGTTTAACAAGAGGCACTTTGCGACTCGAATGGTGGCACAGAGAGCGTTGGCTAGGTTGAAGGAGATGTGGAAGATAATTCAAGGAGTAATGTGGAAGCCTGATAAGCATAGGTTACCAAGGATCATTCTTGCTTGTTGCATACTGCACAACATAGTTATTGATATGGAGGATGAGGTGCAAGATGAAATGCCTTTGTCTCATCATCATGATTCAAATTACCGACAACAAACTTGCCAATCTGCCGACAACACTGCAGTTGTTATCAGGGAAAATCTTTCACTCTGCTTATCTGGAAAACTAACATCTTGA